ATTTAATTATTGGTATTGGCTGGTTGCTGCGTTTGCTACTGGTAGTCGGATTACTGCTGCTGACTGGCTTTGTACTCGTGCAATTTGGAGTGTTGCTGGGTGCGCCGTGGTATGGTCAACTTTCTGAGCAGTTGGAGGAACTTCGCACAGGTCAGCTCCATATAGTAGAAGTGGGCATTGTGCAAGATATTGGACGAGCCATCTTATTTGAGTTGAAAAAACTGGTGCTAGCTGTGGGCGTGGGGATTGTATTGCTCCTGTTGAACTTAGTACCGGGAATTGGGACGTTAGCCGCTACAGTCGGTGGCTTTGCACTGGCGACAACCCTTGTCTGCCTCGACTTTATGGATGCACCCCTCGAACGCCGACGCCTGCGCTTTCGGGAAAAGCTGAGAATTGTATTCCGCAGTTTACCGGCGAGTGCTAGTTTTAGTTGGGTTTGTTTGGCACTGGTGAGTGTGCCACTGTTGAATCTTCTAACAATTCCGCTGTGTGTGGCATCGGGAACGTTGTTTTTTTGCGATCAGGTTTTACCGGGTGGCGTAGGCGATCGGGTTTTAAGCTAACGCGCATTTATAGCAGAACGCAGAAGGCAAAAGGCAGAAGGCAGAGGGAAGAAGGGAATTACCTAGACTGACTTTGCCACTCTAAAAGTACCGCTCGACACTGGAGGCAAGTTAAATCTTGAAGTAAGCTGCGAATGCCTTCCGATGTCGTGGGATAGGTAGCTGCCAAAAGTTCAGGGTTTACCGATATTGTCGGGTCTATTTCTGCTACAAAACCGTAGAGTTTTTGGTTGGAGAACGAACTATTAATCGCCCAGCCGCTAGGGTTAAGGAGAGTAAGGTGTGCGATCGCATCCTCCGTTAAGCCCAATTCCTTCTCTAAAATTTTCGGCACCACCGTTTCTGGTGTTCGCCCCTCACTGACGCGCCCACCCGGAAAATCGAGCGTCGCTTCTCCCAATCCAGGGCGATAATTCAGCCGGGGAAACAGTAGCTGACCGCCCTGAAGGGTCAAAATAACTACGGAATCTGTTTTTTCCACCCGCCAATAATCTATAACTTGCTGGCGATCGTCTTCTAGATGTTCACCCAATAGCGTGAACCAAGGGGAACGGATTTCCAAAAAGCGGTCTAGGGTTTTCCAGTGCTGTTGGCGAGTTTCATCCATAATATTTTTCAGTAGATTTATCCGGTATTGAGGGTAATGGAATATAAAAAACTCGGCGATAGCGATTTGTTAGTATCTGAAATCTGCTTGGGAACGATGACGTATGGTCATCAGAACACGATAGAGGACGCCAGCCAGCAACTCGACTATGCGGTTGCCCAAGGCATCAACTTCATCGATACTGCCGAGATGTATCCGGTACCGGGACGTGCCCAAACTCAGGGGAAGACAGAAGAATATATTGGTGAGTGGTTAGTTCAGCAGCCGCGAGACAAACTTATTATCGCCACCAAGGTAGCAGGCCCCTCCTCTCGCTTAAGTTGGATTCGAGGGGAAAAACACCAAATTGACCGTCCCAACGTCGAGCAAGCCGTAGAGGACAGCCTCAAGCGTTTACGCACAGATTACATCGACCTCTATCAAATTCACTGGCCCGATCGCTATGTTCCCCTATTTGGTGCACCGGATTACGACAAGGCGCAGGAACGAGATACGATACCCATTGCCGAACAACTGGAAATTTTTGCCGACCTGATCAAAGCGGGTAAAATTCGCTACTTGGGTTTGAGTAATGAGACACCTTGGGGGGTATGTGAGTTTTGCCATTTAGCGAAACAGTTGGGATTGCCGAAAGTCGTCTCGATTCAGAATGCTTTCAACTTAATGAACCGGGTGTTTCAGATTCACCTTACCGAAGCGTGTCGGTTCAATAATGTAGGTTTGTTGGCTTATAGTCCTTTGGGATTTGGTGTTTTGACGGGAAAACATCTAGGTGGCAAAGCGGGAAATTCTCGGATGGCTTTGTTTCCGGGATTTGGTCAGCGCTATGACAAAACCAATATGATGGAAGCGGTAAGGGCTTATGTGGAGATTGCCCACAAACATAACCTGACGCCGGCACAGTTAGCGTTGGCATTTGTGCGATCGCGCTGGTTTGTTACCAGTACCATTATTGGGGCAACCACGATGGGACAGCTTAAGGAGAATCTCAGTAGTTTAGAGGTGACGCTGGATAAAGATATTTTGGCAGAAATCGATACGGTTTATGCTCGGTATCCTAATCCCACTCCATAAGCGATAAGTCTTCGATCATCAACGGTTTGCACCCATCACGCAGGAAAATATTCTCCCCTTGTTTCACCTGCTTCCCCGGTCTGTTTTCAAGTCAGGCGCTTCTCCTAAAATTAAACATCTCCCCTAGGTTAGGTTAACGCTCTTCCCAATATCAATTCATCGATTAAACTTTGATGGGTTTTGCTATTGCTCTAGCCAACCTACAAATCTGAGCCTTCGAGTACCTTGTAAGCTTTCGGGTGCATCCTGCTGGGGAAATATATCTCCTCAGCTCAAGGTGGAATGAAGTATACAGATTGGCGCAAATTGCGTCTTGATTCTCGTGGAAATGCCCCCTAAGCGGGCACTTTTTGGGTGTAGCTACGACTTGATTCTTACCCTAACCAAAAGGTGGCTACCAAAGGAGATTTAATTATGATCAGAAAAATCTTTACACACAATATTCATCCCTGCCCTAACTTTTTCCGAAAAAAGAATAGGGCACAACAGGAAAAAATCCTGGCTTTTTTTCTATTGCCTTTGGCTTATTTTTTTTTACCTTCTTTAGTACGGGCACAATCCATTGTTCCAGCGGCTGACGGCACTGGCACGGTTGTAACGCCTACTGGCAATCAACTCGACATCACGGGCGGACAAACCTCCAGTGATGGGGCAAACCTTTTCCACAGTTTCTCTCAATTCAACCTTAATCAAAACCAGATTGCAAACTTCCTCTCCAATCCATCCATTCAAAATATTTTGGGTCGAGTCAGCAGTGGAGAGGCTTCCATTATTAATGGTCTAATTCAGGTTACAGGGGGTAATTCCAACTTATTTTTGCTCAACCCCGCCGGCATTGTTTTTGGTTCTAATGCAAGCCTAAACGTACCTGCGTCTTTTACTGCCACTACGGCTACAGGTATGGGTTTCGGCAATCATTGGCTCAATGCCACGGGTGTTGCTGACTATCCAGCACTCGTCGGGACGCCCGATACTTTTGCTTTCAATACCTCCACCCCTGGCGCAATTGTCAATGCTGGCAACCTGGCAGTGGGACAAGGACAAAACTTAACTCTTTTAGGAGGTACGGTAGTCAGTACCGGGCAACTATCTGCCCCCGGAGGACATATCACCGTCGCCGCCGTACCAGGCTCCCATTTTGTGCGCCTGAAGCAACCTGGAAGCGTACTGAGCTTGGACATTCAACCGCAGACGGGCAGTGGTAGTCAACCGGAGAACTGGACTTTACCCATTGCCTCTCTACCGGAACTGCTCACGGGTGGCAATGTCGGAAATGCCACGGGATTAACGGTCAACAGCAATGGAACCGTGCAACTCACGAGTTCCGGCATGGCTGTAGAAACTGGGGATGTGGTAGCGCAGAATGTAACCGCTCAAACGGCAACACTATCCGCTAACCGCAATTTAACCTTAGTGGAAAGTCAACTCGTTACGTCTGGGAATATGACCCTTTTGGCAAAGGATACGGTACGAGTGCGGGATAGCGTGACAAATCCGTTTATGGCTCAGGCAGGGGGAAAACTCTACATTCAGGGCGATCGCAATATCGATATTTTGGCACTCAACCATCCCCAGACTCCGTTTACTAGCGGTGGTCAACTTAGTTTAGTCAGTAATGGTGATATTTCCGGCGATGCTCACTTTGCCAGTAATGGCTTCTCGATTCTCAACTTGGCAGGCGCTCCTGGTAATTTTGTTAGCCTTTACGACCCTATTATTAGTTCAAATGGTGATGTCACGTTTGGAAATTACACAGGTACCGCACTTAAGGTAGAGTCCACAGGCAGCATCACGGCTGGGAATATCAGAATTACTGGCCCGGATACGGCTTTGTTGGCGGGTTCTGATCCAGATATTCCAATTTTGCAGAATAGTCCAGCCCTAATTTTGCGAGCGGGTTTGACGACCTTAGCCAATTCCCCGAATGTTCCTACTCAAGTAGGGCAAACAGCCTTTACCCCTTCTGGAACCTCGTCATCTCCGGCAACTATTACTGTCGGGAATATCGACACCTCGAATCAAGGTCAAGGCAGTGCTGGCCCTGTTATATTATCGGCTCCCGGCAACATTACCACCAACAACATTACTTCCAACGATCAGGGACAGGGCGATGCTGGTTCTGTAACGTTGACTAGCACCCAGGGCAACATTAGCACAGGTGATATACTTGCCAACGATCAAGGCCCAGGCGATGCGGGTTCGATCACGCTGAGGGCTGGAGGTACGAATACCATCGGCGTCCCCAATGTCCAGAATCAAGGTCCTGGTAATAATGGCACTTTGTCCATAGTACCCAGTCCGAATCCTTCACCCAGTCCCAGTCCCTCACCCAGCCCCAGTCCCTCACCGAGTCCGAATCCTTCACCAAGTCCGAGTCCTTCACCAAGCCCAAGTCCTTCCACCAGTCAAAATCCCATACCCGTTCCCACTCCGTCACCCACCTCAAACTCTTCAACAGGCAATACAGGTAGTGGTGGCTCAACCAACAATACAGGTAGTGGTAGCACAACCAGCAATACAGGTAGTGGTGGCTCAACCAGCAATACAGGTAGTGGTGGCTCAACTAGCAATACAGGTAGTGGTGGCTCAACCAGCAATACAGGTAGTGGTGGCTCAACCAGCAATACAGGTAGTGGTAGCTCAACTAGCAATACAGGTAGTGGTGGCTCAACCAGCAATACAGGTAGTGGTGGCTCAACCAGCAATACAGGTAGTGGTGGCTCAACCAGCAATACAGGTAGTGGTAATGTCAACTCGCCTGGAGGGGATGCAACGAACACCGATGCTAGAACGGAAGAACCGACTCAACCGAGTACTAATGCAGATCGCAACAATGTGGATGCTACGTCGGCTTCCACGGAGGCTGCATCACAAATGTTTTCCCGGCTGGAAGGGCTTTTCTCGCAACAATACCAGCAGTATTTGGACTTACCTGCTGATACACCAGTTTCAACCCTGGCAGATGCCCGTAACATTCTCCTGAATATTGAGCAAGCCACTGGCGTGAAACCGGCACTCATCTATATCGCGTTTGTACCCCAGAATCCAAGCCGTGAGAATCCTGCTTCGCAAGAGTTGAGTCAGGAAAATCCTCCCTCCCAGAGTAAGAATAGCGATCGCTTAGAATTGCTGGTGGTGACGGCTCAAGGAGTGCCGATTCGCAAGCCGATTGAGGGAGCGACGCGATCGCAAGTCATGAAAGTTGCAAATGAGTTTCGTTCGGAGGTAACCCGCTCCCGCAGGGATAAGAGCTATCTAACTCCAGCGCGACAACTCTATCGATGGTTAGTGGCTCCTGTGGAAGCCGATTTACAAGCGCGAGGCATTGAGAACGTGACAATGGTGATGGACATGGGCTTGCGTTCTCTTCCCATTGCCGCTCTCCATGATGGTCAACAGTTTCTGATCGAGAAATACAGCGTTGGCTTGATGCCCAGTCTGACGCTGACGGATACCCGCTACAAGGATATTAAAAACTCGCAGATTCTAGCGATGGGGGCGTCGCAATTTGTTGAGCAAAAACCGTTACCGGCTGTGCCGCTAGAATTATCCACGATTACTGATTCTGTATGGCAAGGCGAATTCTTTCTCAACGAGGCATTCACCCTAGAAAACCTTAAGGCACAGCGACAACAGCAACCGTTTGGGATCATCCACCTGGCTACTCATGCTTCTTTCCAAGCGGGAAGTCCCAGCAACTCTTACATTCAACTTTGGGACAGCAAACTGCGGCTGAACCAACTACGACAATTAGGCTGGAATAACCCACCCGTCGAGTTATTAGTCTTGAGTGCCTGTCAGACAGCGTTGGGGAATCATGATGCTGAATTAGGCTTTGCAGGGTTAGCTGTGCAAGCTGGGGTTAAGTCAACTTTGGGCAGTTTGTGGTTTGTGAGTGATGAGGGAACGCTGGGGTTAATGACAGAGATGTATCAGCAGCTAAAGCAGGCACCGATTAAAGGAGAGGCATTGCGGCAAACACAACTGGCAATGCTCAAAGGACAGGTGTATTTCAAAGGGAGCCAATTAGTCACGAGTCGTCAATCAGTGCCTCTTTCAGGAGAACTCGCCGAGATAGGAGACAAGAGTTTTGAACATCCTTATTTTTGGGCTGCTTTTACGCTCGTTGGTAATCCTTGGTAATGCTGTTTGTGGCTAGAACAATGGATTCAAAACTTACACCAATCGGCTTTTAAGGAGTTATGTCGAATCCGTTGGCATGGGAATCATATTTTTTTAACCGATGCAAATGGAAATGATATTACAGTTGAGCCGCAAGTTCTTGGAAAATTGGCAGGAGTCGGTCAACATCCAGGACAAAAATAGTGAGTGGTGTTTCATTTTGGGGAATAACTGCCACATGACTCGCGACATCTAGCGTATCCGCCCGGCGGTAAGATTCTGGTAAAACACGAATCATTGCTCGTGGAACTTCCATTAAAGCGGGAGTCTCCACGACTGGAATTCCATAGAGTTCACTTGTGGTGTTTTGCACAACTATCAGATAACCGCTTACGTTAGATTCGCTGAGTTGACTAGCTTTAAAAAAGCGCTGGTGCAAATCTATAACTGTAATTTCACCCTCGCCTAAATGGGTTACTCCCACCGCACCTAATCCACTCCCATAAGTGGATTTGTGATTAACGACTTTGTAAACTGACTCAATTCGCAAAGCCAGATTTAGACGCCCTATGTTGAAGACAATGAGTTTTACTAATGATGCGGTTGTCCTTGTTCTTGAAAGCTCAGACTCACCAGATTGTAAGTGAATTAACTGATTGCTCATAGCTAATTAGTGATTGGTCATGAATGATACTAAATTTGGGTTAGCTGGTAATTGGTGCTAATTTCATTAACTATTACCCATTACCTATTATCATAACGCTTAAGGGGGTGATAGGAAACGATTGGGTATTAAACAGGTATTGGTTCAATTGTTCGTTGACCCATGAGCTGCTTAATGGCTACTAAAAACTCTTGTTCTAAATAAGGCTTAGTAAAGTAAGCATTAGCCCCTAATTGCATGGCTAACCATCGATGCTTATCATTACTTCGGGAGGTCAACATAACAATTGGAATCTTCGAGATTTGAGGGTCTTGGCGGCGATGGCTCAAGAATTCAAAGCCATTCATATTCGGCATTTCAATGTCACAAATCACTAATTCTACGGATGAACTTTGCTGCAATCGTTCGATCGCTTCCCGCCCATCTCTGGCTTGTAAGACTCGGATTCCAGCTCTTTCTAAGCTGAGAGCCAAGGTTCGTCGCAGGGCAACGGCATCATCCACCACCAAAACCGTTGGCGTTTTAACCGTTGTGTTAGGAGGCAGGCTGTTGCTGAGTGATGCACTTCCCTGTGCGGCTGACTCCATCACCATCGCCTGCTGATTCAATTCTGTCGTTGTCACCGTTGCTGCTGCACTTTGGGCTAAGAGTTGATCGAGCAGAACCGTTGCATCAATCACAGGAATCACACTGCCATCCCCCAAAATGGTACAACCGTAGGTTGAACTGGGAGGTGCGATCGCACTTCCAAAGGGTTTAATGACCAGTTCTTGCTCGGTTACCAACCGATCCACTTCTAACGCCACAAAGGTATGTTCCTGGCGCAGGACTAACATGGGCGATGCCCAACTCTCAGGCGTGGGTACGGCAAGCAATGAGCGGCTGGGAGCCGTTTCCGGTAAGGGACAGGCATACCCCAAAAGGTCAGTGAGTCGATAGGTGGGCACAATTTCTCCGCGCCAGTGCAAAAATTGTTGGTTTCCTGAATGCTTAATCTGCTCTGGTTTGGGAATGACAATTTCTTCAATACTGTCGGACGGCAACGCCAATGCTGTGGAGCCACTGAAACAAACGAGTAATTTGGCAATGGTTAAAGTTAACGGCAGGCGTAAGCTAAACGTGGTACCTACTCCCGCCTCCGAAGAAACCCCAATCGTGCCTTTTAGCGATCGCAATTGCGATCGCACCACATCCAACCCTACACCTCGTCCCGAAAGCTGACTCACTTCGCTGGCGGTGGAAAATCCTGGCTCGAAAATTAAGTTGAACAAGCGACTAGCGGGAATCATGCCCAGTTGTTCGGTTGACACCAATCCTAATTCCACCGCCCGACGACTGATCCGTTCGAGATTTAAACCTTGGCCATCATCCTTAACTTCAATGATGGTTTGACTGCCTCGGTGGTAAGCTTTAATTTCAATTTGACCTTGTTCCGGTTTCCTCAAGCTGCGTCGGATGTCCCTCGACTCGATCCCATGATCGAAGGCATTCCGAATTAAGTGCAGCAAGGGATCGAAGAGTTTTTCCAAAACCGCTTTATCCACCAACACACCCGTACCATTCAGTTTCAAGCTGATCGGTTTGTGATAAGTGGTCGATAAATCACGCAACATCCGAGGAAAACGGTTGAGCACTTCCCCAAGCGGCAACATTCGCGCCCACATGAGCTCATCCCGCAATTGGGTTAGCATTTGTCGCTGTCGTTCCAGCGTCTGATCCGTCGCTTTCGCAAACAGGACAATATCATCAACCGACTCTTCAAGCTGCATCATCTCTTCCAAGAGTCCTTGCAACTCAGAGTGTACGGCTCCGTAGTTGTCCAATTCCAGAGAGTCAAAATCATCAAAATCGGATCGGCCAACCTTGAGCGCTTCCAACGGATCTAAAATACGTGATTGTGACCCTAGATTGTGACGTTCTGGAGCAATCAACATTTGGTCTGACAAGTTCTGCAATTGACCCACCAAATTTTGCACACGGGAGAATCGATTCAGCAGTTCTCGAACCGATCCCTGGAGTTGCTCATTTTGCAGCGAGAGTCCATTACGGTTAATCGCAAGCTCACCCACTAAATTATTCATCCGTCCCAAGCGATCCACGTCAACCCGCACCGATAGGTTAGGTGTGGGAGCGACTTCACTCTTCGCTCCGGTTGGAGAATTAACCGTTGTCGCATCTGGAAGATTGATTTTAGAACTGGGTGTCAAGCTATTGGCACTCGCCTGTGACGTTGCGCTTGGCGCGATCGCTTCTGTCCCTGATTCAACAAGCTCAAGTGCGGGTAAACTCTCAAAGATTTGCTCAATCTGGTGA
This Microcoleus sp. AS-A8 DNA region includes the following protein-coding sequences:
- a CDS encoding EI24 domain-containing protein, with translation MWKALSGFGLLTGATYPFRVLAVFRRTPRLWGYVAIPILVNFIVGVVLYTGLLFFGWDSVAYLMGSLTHWIDSLITHLPRWLGILDYLIIGIGWLLRLLLVVGLLLLTGFVLVQFGVLLGAPWYGQLSEQLEELRTGQLHIVEVGIVQDIGRAILFELKKLVLAVGVGIVLLLLNLVPGIGTLAATVGGFALATTLVCLDFMDAPLERRRLRFREKLRIVFRSLPASASFSWVCLALVSVPLLNLLTIPLCVASGTLFFCDQVLPGGVGDRVLS
- a CDS encoding NUDIX domain-containing protein; translated protein: MDETRQQHWKTLDRFLEIRSPWFTLLGEHLEDDRQQVIDYWRVEKTDSVVILTLQGGQLLFPRLNYRPGLGEATLDFPGGRVSEGRTPETVVPKILEKELGLTEDAIAHLTLLNPSGWAINSSFSNQKLYGFVAEIDPTISVNPELLAATYPTTSEGIRSLLQDLTCLQCRAVLLEWQSQSR
- a CDS encoding aldo/keto reductase, with protein sequence MEYKKLGDSDLLVSEICLGTMTYGHQNTIEDASQQLDYAVAQGINFIDTAEMYPVPGRAQTQGKTEEYIGEWLVQQPRDKLIIATKVAGPSSRLSWIRGEKHQIDRPNVEQAVEDSLKRLRTDYIDLYQIHWPDRYVPLFGAPDYDKAQERDTIPIAEQLEIFADLIKAGKIRYLGLSNETPWGVCEFCHLAKQLGLPKVVSIQNAFNLMNRVFQIHLTEACRFNNVGLLAYSPLGFGVLTGKHLGGKAGNSRMALFPGFGQRYDKTNMMEAVRAYVEIAHKHNLTPAQLALAFVRSRWFVTSTIIGATTMGQLKENLSSLEVTLDKDILAEIDTVYARYPNPTP
- a CDS encoding CHAT domain-containing protein, producing the protein MIRKIFTHNIHPCPNFFRKKNRAQQEKILAFFLLPLAYFFLPSLVRAQSIVPAADGTGTVVTPTGNQLDITGGQTSSDGANLFHSFSQFNLNQNQIANFLSNPSIQNILGRVSSGEASIINGLIQVTGGNSNLFLLNPAGIVFGSNASLNVPASFTATTATGMGFGNHWLNATGVADYPALVGTPDTFAFNTSTPGAIVNAGNLAVGQGQNLTLLGGTVVSTGQLSAPGGHITVAAVPGSHFVRLKQPGSVLSLDIQPQTGSGSQPENWTLPIASLPELLTGGNVGNATGLTVNSNGTVQLTSSGMAVETGDVVAQNVTAQTATLSANRNLTLVESQLVTSGNMTLLAKDTVRVRDSVTNPFMAQAGGKLYIQGDRNIDILALNHPQTPFTSGGQLSLVSNGDISGDAHFASNGFSILNLAGAPGNFVSLYDPIISSNGDVTFGNYTGTALKVESTGSITAGNIRITGPDTALLAGSDPDIPILQNSPALILRAGLTTLANSPNVPTQVGQTAFTPSGTSSSPATITVGNIDTSNQGQGSAGPVILSAPGNITTNNITSNDQGQGDAGSVTLTSTQGNISTGDILANDQGPGDAGSITLRAGGTNTIGVPNVQNQGPGNNGTLSIVPSPNPSPSPSPSPSPSPSPSPNPSPSPSPSPSPSPSTSQNPIPVPTPSPTSNSSTGNTGSGGSTNNTGSGSTTSNTGSGGSTSNTGSGGSTSNTGSGGSTSNTGSGGSTSNTGSGSSTSNTGSGGSTSNTGSGGSTSNTGSGGSTSNTGSGNVNSPGGDATNTDARTEEPTQPSTNADRNNVDATSASTEAASQMFSRLEGLFSQQYQQYLDLPADTPVSTLADARNILLNIEQATGVKPALIYIAFVPQNPSRENPASQELSQENPPSQSKNSDRLELLVVTAQGVPIRKPIEGATRSQVMKVANEFRSEVTRSRRDKSYLTPARQLYRWLVAPVEADLQARGIENVTMVMDMGLRSLPIAALHDGQQFLIEKYSVGLMPSLTLTDTRYKDIKNSQILAMGASQFVEQKPLPAVPLELSTITDSVWQGEFFLNEAFTLENLKAQRQQQPFGIIHLATHASFQAGSPSNSYIQLWDSKLRLNQLRQLGWNNPPVELLVLSACQTALGNHDAELGFAGLAVQAGVKSTLGSLWFVSDEGTLGLMTEMYQQLKQAPIKGEALRQTQLAMLKGQVYFKGSQLVTSRQSVPLSGELAEIGDKSFEHPYFWAAFTLVGNPW
- a CDS encoding chemotaxis protein CheW, yielding MSNQLIHLQSGESELSRTRTTASLVKLIVFNIGRLNLALRIESVYKVVNHKSTYGSGLGAVGVTHLGEGEITVIDLHQRFFKASQLSESNVSGYLIVVQNTTSELYGIPVVETPALMEVPRAMIRVLPESYRRADTLDVASHVAVIPQNETPLTIFVLDVDRLLPIFQELAAQL
- a CDS encoding response regulator produces the protein MALNPEIRDQAYQFFIEEAPELLQAIESGLLTLKQEKNTARVHNLMRFAHSIKGGAASVELEAIATLAHRLENIFKVLYSDELNIDTGLESQLLQAYDCLRLPLMEQIQTGYFDPSQAFDLAEPIFAQLEERFSEQLSQADTYMPSSADLGVDMTQSIFEVDVAQGIERLTIVVANPQNYEVAGELRAQAEVFAGFAEFLNLPDFGAIAQTTLAALNAHPESALEITQLALVDFQLARVAVLAGRNSRTRSSVEIKPSPALVTLANTATPIAESIVELESSFEPVEDDLFSLFELNLEASEEAIPSIIEPSFEPVEDDLFSLFELNLEASEDSIPSLFESNLELSEDSIPSLFESNLEASEDTIPSLFELSLEASEDTISSLFESNLEASEDTIPSLFESNLEASEDTIPSLFELSLEASEDSISSLFELTHEEIEEPIPSLEDIFGGAIATPETHKSKRLTTPEIVAQTQATDEAENLAISGAFVDHTTIAFDHSLDEPIALEADTDTPDSEILEVEWVEATGITQEAEAEIPSLEQIFGDAFIPVEIEAPTASAIVPLTSTSDALQEQTSEEIELSSTPETLDVAIHQIEQIFESLPALELVESGTEAIAPSATSQASANSLTPSSKINLPDATTVNSPTGAKSEVAPTPNLSVRVDVDRLGRMNNLVGELAINRNGLSLQNEQLQGSVRELLNRFSRVQNLVGQLQNLSDQMLIAPERHNLGSQSRILDPLEALKVGRSDFDDFDSLELDNYGAVHSELQGLLEEMMQLEESVDDIVLFAKATDQTLERQRQMLTQLRDELMWARMLPLGEVLNRFPRMLRDLSTTYHKPISLKLNGTGVLVDKAVLEKLFDPLLHLIRNAFDHGIESRDIRRSLRKPEQGQIEIKAYHRGSQTIIEVKDDGQGLNLERISRRAVELGLVSTEQLGMIPASRLFNLIFEPGFSTASEVSQLSGRGVGLDVVRSQLRSLKGTIGVSSEAGVGTTFSLRLPLTLTIAKLLVCFSGSTALALPSDSIEEIVIPKPEQIKHSGNQQFLHWRGEIVPTYRLTDLLGYACPLPETAPSRSLLAVPTPESWASPMLVLRQEHTFVALEVDRLVTEQELVIKPFGSAIAPPSSTYGCTILGDGSVIPVIDATVLLDQLLAQSAAATVTTTELNQQAMVMESAAQGSASLSNSLPPNTTVKTPTVLVVDDAVALRRTLALSLERAGIRVLQARDGREAIERLQQSSSVELVICDIEMPNMNGFEFLSHRRQDPQISKIPIVMLTSRSNDKHRWLAMQLGANAYFTKPYLEQEFLVAIKQLMGQRTIEPIPV